From a region of the Gossypium raimondii isolate GPD5lz chromosome 10, ASM2569854v1, whole genome shotgun sequence genome:
- the LOC105776782 gene encoding putative lipid-binding protein AIR1: MASKVKPSTALFFSLNLFFFALVSSYNVDNNPNGSSYPTKSRNPVVIRPGYKFPNDGSAQSYYGTCNPLNLGVCVNLLGGLVNLDLGNVPTQPCCSLIHGLADLEAAVCLCTAVRANILDIKLNLPISLSLLLNNCGRRVATEYICAP, from the coding sequence ATGGCTTCAAAGGTTAAGCCATCAACTGCGCTTTTCTTCTCtcttaaccttttcttttttgctttagTAAGCTCTTACAATGTTGATAATAATCCTAATGGTTCTTCTTACCCCACAAAATCTCGGAACCCTGTTGTTATCCGTCCCGGATACAAGTTTCCCAACGATGGTAGCGCTCAAAGCTATTATGGTACTTGTAATCCATTGAACCTTGGTGTGTGTGTTAATCTGTTGGGTGGTTTGGTGAATCTCGACCTCGGCAACGTGCCAACCCAACCATGCTGCAGTTTGATCCATGGGTTGGCTGATCTTGAAGCTGCGGTTTGCCTTTGCACTGCTGTCCGAGCTAATATCTTGGACATTAAACTCAACCTTCCTATTTCATTGAGTCTCTTACTCAATAATTGTGGAAGAAGGGTGGCTACTGAATACATTTGCGCTCCATAA
- the LOC105775586 gene encoding putative lipid-binding protein AIR1 produces the protein MASDVKASTALFFSLNLFFFFALVSSYNVDNNSNGSFYPTKSRNPVVIRPGYKFPNDGSTHNYYGTCNPLNLGVCLNLLGGLANLNLGNVPTQPCCSLIHGLADLEAAVCLCTAIRANVLDIKLNLPISLSRLLNNCGRRVATEYICAP, from the coding sequence ATGGCTTCAGACGTTAAGGCATCAACTGCTCTATTTTTCTCtcttaaccttttctttttttttgctttagttAGCTCTTATAACGTCGATAATAATTCAAACGGTTCTTTTTATCCGACAAAATCTCGGAACCCTGTTGTAATCCGTCCTGGATACAAGTTTCCTAACGATGGTAGCACTCATAACTACTATGGTACTTGTAATCCATTGAATCTTGGTGTATGTCTTAATCTGTTGGGTGGTTTGGCGAATCTCAACCTCGGCAACGTACCAACCCAACCATGCTGTAGTTTGATCCATGGGTTAGCTGATCTTGAAGCTGCGGTTTGTCTTTGCACTGCCATTAGAGCTAATGTGTTAGACATTAAACTCAACCTTCCTATTTCATTGAGTCGCTTACTCAATAACTGTGGAAGAAGAGTGGCTACCGAATATATTTGCGCTCCATAA